TGGCTTGTGAATATATTGATGAAGCGGAAATAAAAAATATTGGCTGGCAAGGATATTGTTTGCAATATGACAGATATCCCGGCGACCCTAAACAATGTTTGCTTTGGTGGCCGGTTGATCTTTTATTGGGAGAAGACGCGAATATTAAGCATGGATATAATGAGAGATATCCGTTATATTATACCACAGAAGGCCAAATTGAAACGCGAAATGTTATTGGTAATAAATCATGGTTATTTGTTGACGAATTTGAATCCTTAGTAGATATTGAACTTTCTTTAGATGATATAGGTCTTGGTAATATAAATAAAGAATTTTTTAAATTAGAAAATATTAATTGGATTATAAGTCGTTGCAACCCTCATTCAGGAGATCCTATGTATAGGTTTCAAGAACATGGCGGAGTATGGGATATGAATCCTTCTCTTGATTGTAGAACAGCTGAAGGGCATCTTATCTTCTGGAATGAGCCTAACCCTGTAATATCTGCTTGCGGGATGAGTATAGAAGAAATCAGGAATACTGTAAGCAATTGTCCTCTTGGCGGAGATTGTATGGTTATGTTTTGGATATTGGATGATTATGGCAGATTAGATAGATATCGATATATTATTTGGGATAATGGGGGAGATCATCTGGAGCCATCATGTAGTACAGAGATTAATGCGGATATTTATTATGCTGATAAAATAGCTCAAGTAGTCACACCTATTGGACAGAATAAATATTGGTCAGGAAGAGTTTATGAAGGGTCAAATTATATTACTATTTATCCACGAGTAGACATGGAACATATAATTTATAATGATGATTATCTTCCTTTTGGCTCCATAGTCCCTCCTGACCCAGATTATGAACCATCTCTTTGGGATAGTAAAGATGAAACAGGGATACAGCGATTATACAAAGAAGTTCCTGAAGAAGACTTGTCTTCTCCTTATCAGCCGAGAGCGGGACAATTGCATAATACAGACTCTATTAAACGTTTATTCGCGCAAAGTTATGGAATATGGGAATGGAACGGAAATAATTATGAATCCGTTGAAGGATTTGATTGGACGCCTCCTGAAAATATCTGCTTTGGAGATCCTCCTCAAAGACCAATATATAATCCAATAACTAAGACTTGCGGAGGAGGCGATTGTTCGGCTGGATGCGGAAATAATCCAACAGGCGTGACTTGCGATTGGTGCGGTGTTCCGCCAGAAATAACTAATATAAATCTTAACGGTATGACAGGCGGAGATTATAAAATCGGCAATAGCGAAACAATTAATTTAAGATTTAATACCATAATTGATAGTAATCAGCTTCCTTTGGCAATGTATGCGGTTGATTGGGGCGATGGTACTGATGATAAGCCGAATTTAATTTTAAGTAGCGGGGTTGGAACAACAAGCAAACCAAACCCTGAAAATCAGCATTCATTTTATCATTTGTATGGATATTGGGATATGTTAAATAATAATTTCGGAAGCAATAGTATTGGTTGCGGTGCGGCAGGCGAAGGTATTGATGTAGATAATGATGGAGTAACAGATGTTTTGTGTGATAATTTTTCTTCTTGTTGCGCCACTAAAATAAAAATTAAAGTAAAAGATAATTGGGGTTGGTGCAATAGTGGAACAACTAGAAATGATTGTGAAAGTTGGGAGGAATATAATGGATATATTATTGTTAATCAATTTGGAACATAATGAATGTTTTGAAGGAGAAACTGGATATTATGAGAATTGGACTTGGGCATGCGCTCAACATCCTGACTATTATTGGTATCAAGACGATCAAATAAATTGTGATGTTTTAGGTCAAATTTGTCAAAATGGCAGTTGTGTTTGCGCTGATGAATGTTCTGTTGGAGAAATTGGTTGTAGTATGGGCGGTGATGGCTGATTGGCGTTGTTAGGCAGCAATTAAGATGGATCGTTTGGCGGTTTTTCATTTATGTATAAGCTGGAGTGAGACAGTTCTAATATTTACTTGGACGAAGTTGCCGTTATTATTTAATAGTAATAATATTAAGGATTATTGGATAATCACCGACGCTAATGCGTATCGTTTTAATAATTTTTTTATTTTTATTGTATGCGCAAACAATCAAATTAAGGTTGTTTTGATAAATGTTTTGCTAAACAAATTAGTTGGATTATATTAACGGCGCTGAATAAAGATATGGTTTTTTGGATTTAAGGATTTAGAATTTGTTAAAGTTAAAAAAATAAAAAGCGTTTGGTTTTAACCAAGCGCTTTTTTAAAAATATAAATTTTTTTTAAAAATTGGAATTGGTCGGGGCGACTGGACTCGAACCAGCGGCCTCATGGTCCCAAACCACGCGCGCTACCAACTGCGCCACGCCCCGATAAAATTTAAGATTTATAATTTAAGATTTACGAGTTGAAATAGTTTTACATATTGAAACCATAATAGCGACTATTTGATTAATCTTTTGGAGATAGGTGCGATAGCAGAGTTTTTAGTCCAGCGTCTATCCCACACAGTTTTTGTGCCGAGGGAGAGAATTGAACTCTCGACACAAGGATTTTCAGTCCTTTGCTCTACCACTGAGCTACCTCGGCTATTATAGATCTTAGTCTATTAGTACGCCGTACAAGATTCGAACTTGTGACCTTCTCCTTAAAAGGGAGCTGCTCTACCAGCTGAGCTAACGGCGCTTAAAAATTATATTTACACAAAATAAAACTTATTGGTCATATAAATTGCCAATAGACTTGTTGTGTAATTAGTTTCGTGACGAAATTTTCAGATTTTGAGGCAAATTTTTCAAACAATTTTTTTAGCCTATCCTTAGATAAGGTAAAAAAATTTGAGGAAAATTTGACCGAAATATGGAAATTGTAGTAGAAATTAATTACGCAACAAGTCTAATGATAACTAAATAATATCAAATTCAAATATAATGTCAAGGAATCTTATTTAAAAAATATAGCTTAAAATAAAATATTAGAGTGTTTTACAAAAATAAAAATAAATTGTATAATAAATTATATTGTGTTAAATATGTTTATATTTTAACAGTTTATTTTTTTTGTTTTAAATAAATATGAATAATTGTTATTTAAAGAAAAATCTTTCGCAAGGTTTTGTTTCTCTTTACACAGGAAAAATGATCGCGCATATAGCTTATAGTGTCGGCTCTTTATTTTTGCCGATTTTTTTATATCAGATTTTTAATTTTGAAATAAGATATGTTTTGTATTATTATTTGGCATGCAGTTTATTATATGCTTTTTTAGTCGCTTTTGGCGCAAAATTTTTAAATGAAGTCGGTTTTAGAGATTCTTTGCGCGCTAGTGTTTTGTTAGGTGCTATATTTTATTTGTCTTTTTATTTTATTAATGAAAGCAATGTAAAATATTTAATTTGGTTTCCTGTAGTAGTTATTGTTTTATATCGCCTTGCTTATTGGCTTCCATATCATGTTGATTTTGCCAAATTTACTGACAAAAAAAACAGAGGAAAAGAATTTAGTATTTTGCAATCAACAAGATTATTAATAGGAGTTGTTTCACCGTTGTTAATCGGTTTTATAGTTGACGCTGTTGAGCTTAAAATAATGTTTATATTGGGAGCAATTATTTATCTTGTTTCAGGAATTCCTTATTTAACAATTCCAAGGACAAGAGAAAAATTTTCTTGGGGATATTTTCAGACTTGGAAAAAGTTTTTTAGCAAAAAATATAGAAAAATAGTTTTCGCTTATATGGCTGATGGCGCTGAACAAATAGTTGGAGTCGTAATCTGGCCGATTTTTATTTGGGAATTATTAAGCGGTGATTTGTTTAAAGTCGGATTGATTTCTTCTTTGATTGTCGCGGTTAGTATTATTTTACAATTAACAGTCGGCAGATATACTGACAAGATAAATAAGAATAAAATTTTGCGTGTTGGAAGTATACTTTATTCTTTAGGCTGGATTATAAAAATTTTTATTGCGACAGCATTTCAAATTTTTATTACTTCAACTTATCATAACTTGGCAAGAATTTTCATAAGAACGCCTTTTGATGTTTTAACTTATGAAAAAGCGGCTGACTCAGGGCATTATGTTGACGAGTTCACTGTTATTCATGAAATAGCAATGAATGTTGGAAAAGTTTTAATGCTGATTTTAGTTTTAGTTGTTTCTTCATTTTTCGGTATTCAATGGACTTTTATTTTAGCCGCTTTAGCAGCTTTATTTTTTAATTTTTTGTAACTCACTTGCAATTCAGTTGACTATTTTTTTAAGTTGTGTTTTACTTAATATTAAGGTAATAAAATTATCTTACTTTTTTTATTTTTCAAAAAATTTTTTAAAAGCTAAAAAGCTAAGAAAGTCTTGCCTGCCGGCAGGCAGGTAAAAGCTAATTATAATATGCCTACAATAAATCAATTAATTAGAAAAGGCAGAAAAAGGATTATTAAAAAATCTAATACTCCTGCTTTACGAACTACTCTTAATTCATTGAAGCGAAAATTAAGAGAATTGCCAAAAGGAAGCCCCTTCAAACGCGGTGTTTGTTTAAAAGTTACAACAGTTACTCCTAAAAAACCAAATTCAGCTTTAAGAAAAATTGCTAGAGTGCGACTTTCTAATGGAATGGAAGTCACGGCTTATATACCAGGCGTTGGACATAATTTGCAGGAGCATTCAATTGTTATGATTCGCGGTGGAAGAGTGAGCGATTTGCCAGGCGTGCGTTATCATATAGTAAGGGGAGTTTATGACACTCAAGGCGTTGAGGGCAGAAAACAGAGCAGAAGTTTATATGGAGCAAAAAAAGAAAAAACTAAAAAATAGATTTATCATTTTTTTGTCATTCCGACCGAGCTGAAGGCGAGTGGAGGAATCTTTAAATTAAAAGATCCTTCGACTCCGTTTCACTACGCTCAGGATGACAGATTGAAATTATGAGAGGAAAACAAGCAGTAAAAAGAAAAATAAAACCAGACGCGAAATTTAATAATCTTAATGTCGCAAAGTTTATAAATTATTTAATGGAAAGAGGCAAAAAAACAATTGCCCAAGAAATTATTTATGATGCTTTTGACATTATAGAAAAAAAAGTTCAAAAAGATCCTTTAGCTGTTTTTGAGCGCGCTATTAAAAATGTGACTCCTGTTCTTGAAGTAAAAGGGAGACGAGTTGGAGGAGCTAATTATCAAGTTCCAATAATGGTTAAAGGAACCAGAAAATTTCAATTAGCAAGTCGTTGGATTATTACGGCCGCAAAATCGCGAAAGGGAAGGCCAATGAAAGAAAAATTAGCTTTTGAATTAATGGACGCGGCAAAAGAAGAAGGTTTAGCTATTAAGAAAAAACAGGATGTTCAAAGAATGGCGGAATCAAATCGCGCGTTTGCTCATTTTGCAAGATACTAAAACTAATTTTCAATTATCAATTTTCAATTTTCAATTATTAAATTTAAAAAATTATATATAAAATATAGCCCTAAAAGCTAACGAAGCTAAAAAGCTAAAAGCTAAATTATGAGAGAATATTCATTAGAAAAAACAAGAAATATCGGGATTATCGCCCATATTGATGCTGGTAAGACAACTGTTACCGAGCGTATTTTGTATTACACTGGGAAAAAGCATAAAATTGGAGAAGTCCATAATGGAGAAGCCGAAATGGATTGGATGGAGCAGGAGCAGGAAAGAGGAATTACAATTACATCAGCCGCTACAACTTGTTTTTGGAAAGATCACAATATTAATATTATTGATACTCCTGGGCATATTGATTTTACGGCGGAAGTTCAGCGCTCTTTGCGTGTGCTTGACGGAGGCGTTGTTATTTTTGACGGAGTCGCCGGAGTGGAGCCTCAATCAGAAACAGTTTGGAGGCAAGCTGACAAATTTAAAGTTCCGCGAATAGCTTTTGTTAACAAACTTGACAGAACGGGAGCTGATTTTTTTTATGATTTAAAAACAATTTATGAAAGGCTTACAAAAGACGCGCATCCAATTCAACTTCCTATTGGCGCGGAAGCTGATTTTAAGGGGATTATTGATTTAATTGAAGAAAAAGCAATTATATATAAAGATGATATGGGGACTGATTTTGAAGAAACTGAAATTCCAAAAGATATGGCAGATAAGTCTGAAGAATATCGTAAAAAATTAATAGAAGCTGTTGTTGAAAATGATGAAGAATTAATGAATAAATATTTAGAAGGCAAAGAAATTTCAAATAATGAATTAAAAAAGACATTAAGGAAAGCTGTTATTGATAATAAAATTATTCCTGTCTTGTGCGGAAGCGCTTTGAAAAATAAGGGAGTTCAATTTTTATTAGACGCTGTTATTGAATATTTGCCGTCTCCGCTTGAAGTTCCGGCTGTTGAAGGCAAAGACCTATTTAACGAAGAAAAAATTATAAAAATAGATACTTCTGATTCAGCGCCTTTTACGGCGTTAGCTTTTAAGATTGCCATTGATCCTTTTGTTGGAAAACTTTGTTTTTTTAGAGTTTACGGTGGCACATTAAAATCAGGATCTTATGTATTAAATGTTAATACAAACACAAAAGAAAGAATTGGCAGAATTGTAAAACTTCATGCTAACCATCGTGAAGAAGTTAGTGAAGTTTATGCCGGAGAAATCGCCGCGGCAGTTGGATTAAAAAAAACTTTTACGGGCCATTCATTAACTGACGTTGATTATCCTGTAATTTTAGAAACAATTACATTTCCAGAGCCTGTTATTTCAGTCGCTATTGAGCCAAAAACAAAAGTTGATCAGGAAAAAATGGGGATAGCTTTGCAAAAGCTGGCAGAAGAAGATCCGACTTTTAGAATAAGAACAGATGAGGACACTGCGCAAACTATAATTTCTGGAATGGGAGAACTTCATCTTGATATTATTATAGACAGAATGAAACGCGAATTTAAAGTAGAGGCAAATATTGGGCAGCCTCAAGTCGCGTATAAAGAAACAATAAAATCAGAAGCAAAAGCGCAAGGAAAATATATTCATCAATCAGGCGGCCGCGGACAATATGGAGATTGCTGGTTAAAATTAGAGCCTTTGCAAAAAGATAAAGACGACAAAGATAAAAAAGAATTTGAATTTGTTAATGAAATAAAAGGCGCCTCTATTCCAAATGAATATATCCCAGCGATTGAAAAAGGAGTTAAAGGAGCTATGTCTAACGGAGTTGTTGCAGGTTATCCAATGCTTAACATAAAAGTAACGGTTTATGACGGATCATATCATGAAGTTGATTCATCAGAGGTTGCTTTTAAAATAGCTGCTAACCGCGGTTTTCAAGAAGCGGCAAAAAACGCTGATCCGATTATTTTAGAGCCGATTATGTCAGTTGAGGTTGTTACGCCTGAAAATTTTATGGGAGATGTCATCGGAGATTTAAATTCCAAGAGAGGACAGATCGGTCAAATGGAAGATAGAGGCCATGGAGTTGCGCAAGCAAAGGTTATCACGGCAAAAGTTCCTTTAGCTGAAATGTTTGGATACGCAACGCAATTACGTTCAATGACGCAGGGCAGAGCTTCGTATTCTATGGAATTTTTAGAATATAGTGAAGCTCCAAAAAATATTACAGAGAAAATTGTGGAAGGCAAGCAGAAATAAATAAAATTATTCTTGACATTTTTAATAAGTGTGATAATATATAAAAAATTATAAATTTAATTTAAACTAAGTGACTGGATAAAACCTTTTGATTTTTTTGTTTTCAAAAGGGTTGCTTATTAAGGAGAATAAAAAAATGGCAGAAAAATTTGAAAGAACAAAGCCCCATGTTAACATTGGGACTATTGGTCATGTTGATCATGGGAAAACTACTTTAACGGCAGCAATGCTGAAAGTTTTTAACGCGAAAGGAATGCAAGCGTCTGATAAAAGTGTGGATCAGATTGACGCTGCTCCTGAAGAAAAAGAGCGTGGAATTACTATTGCTACGGCTCATGTTGAGTATGAATCAGAAAGTAGGCATTACGCCCATGTTGATTGCCCAGGTCATGCTGATTATGTAAAAAATATGATTACTGGCGCCGCGCAGATGGATGGAGCTATTTTAGTTGTCGCGGCTACTGATGGACCAATGCCTCAAACAAGAGAGCATATTCTTTTGGCGCGCCAAGTTGGCGTTCCTTATATTGTAGTGTTTTTGAATAAAGTTGATCAAGTTGAGGAACCAGAACTAATAGATTTGGTTGAACAAGAAGTAAGAGATTTGCTTAATAAATATGATTTTCCCGGCGACGACACTCCTATAATCAGGGGATCAGCTTTAAAAGCGTTAGAAAATCCAAATGACGAAGAAGCAGTAAAACCGATTTTAGATTTGTTAAAAGCTGTTGATGAGCATATTCCAGAGCCAAAAAGAGATGTTGACAAACCATTTTTAATGCCTATTGAAGATATTTTTTCAATTGAAGGGCGTGGAACAGTTGTTACTGGAAGAATTGAAAGGGGGATTGTAAAGGTCAATGAAGAAATTGAAATTATTGGACTTGGAGAAACAAGAAAAACAGTCGTAACAGGCGTTGAAATGTTTAATAAATCTTTAGATGAAGGTAGAGCTGGCGATAATGCTGGAATTTTATTAAGAGGAACTAAAAAAGACGAAGTTGAAAGAGGTCAAGTTTTGACAAAACCAGGGACTGTTACTCCTCACACAGAATTTGAAGGTGAAGTTTATGTGTTAAGTAAAGAAGAGGGCGGAAGACATAAACCATTTTTTAAAGGATATAAGCCTCAATTTTATATTAGAACAACAGATGTAACAGGAGAGGTGACTTTACCTGAAGGAACAGAAATGGTAATGCCCGGCGATACTGTAAAATTCATTGTAAAATTGATTAGCCCCATTGCTTTGGAAGAACAGCAAAAGTTTGCTATTCGTGAAGGCGGAAAAACTGTTGGAGCTGGAGTTGTTACTAAAATTATAAAATAAGTTAAGATATATTTAGCCCCGTCTTTTTGGCGGGGCTAATTTGTAAATTATTAAATTTATTAAAAATACATGACAACGAAGAAAATTCCCATAAAAGATACTGATAAAAAAGAAGAAAATTCAACTCAAAGAATTCGCGTTAAAATTAAAGCTTTTGACAGTAAAATAATTGATCAATCAACTAGAACAATTATTGAGACCGCTGAAAGATCAGGCGCAAAAGCCAAGGGTCCAATTCCTTTGCCAACTGAAATCAAAAAACATACTGTTTTAAGATCAACATTTGTGCATAAAGACTCTCGGGACCAGTATGAAATGCGGATACATAAAAGATTAGTTGATATAGTTGATCTTACGCCTAAAACAGTTGAGGATTTAACAACTTTAAATTTGCCGTCAGGAGTGAATATTGAAATAAAAATGTAATTGATCATTATATATCAATTAGACTTATTGTATAATTAATTTATACTACAATTTTCATATTTTGGTCAAATTTTTCTCAAATTTTTTTTACCTTATCTAAGGATAGGCTAAAAAAATTGTTTGAAAAATTTGCCTGAAAATCTGTCCCGAAATTTATTCGGGACGTTACGAAACTAATTATACAATAAGTCTAATATATAAATTTTTGTTCTAAAGAACTTTTGCGAATTTTATTCGTGAAAAAGTATTAGAAAGATTATTTATATAAGAGGGGAAAAATTGCAACAAAAAATAAAGCAAAAATTATTTATCAAACAGATTATTAGCTTTATTTTTGGCTAGTTTTTTTATTTATATAATACGAATTAGCGAATTTATGCGAATTCCGCGAATAAAATAATGCGAATTATATTATTCGCATAAAAATTGTTAGTAGCATTTGCATAAATTTGCGGATTCGTATTATATTAATATTCGCAGAATTCGCATAAATTTGCGGATTCGCATTATGTTTTTATGAAATTTATTTTAGGGAAAAAACAAGAAATGTCGCAGATTTATAAGGACGACAAAGTAATTCCGATTACAAATATTAAAATCGGTCCTTGTAATGTTGTCCAAATAAAAACTGCTGAAAAAGACGGATATAATGCTGTTCAGATTGGGTATGGATTTAAAAAAGGAATGACAAAGCCTGAAAAAGGCCATTTGAAAAAAGTTTTAAATTTCGCAAAATCAGCTTCGCAAGATATTTTAAAATTCAGATATTTAAAAGAATTTAGAATTGATAAAACAGAATTTAAGCAGGGTGACTTATTAGACATTAACAGTTTTGTTGTAGGAGATAAAGTTAAAGCTACTGGAATTTCAAAAGGAAAAGGATTTCAAGGAGTTGTGAAACGACATGGATTTAAATGTCAGCCAACAACTCATGGAACAAAAGATCAGGTTAGAATGCCAGGGTCAATTGGAGCCACAGGTCCTGCTCATGTTTTTAAAGGAACAAAAATGGGCGGACAAATGGGGAATAGCAATATAACGGTTGCTAATTTAGAAATCATTGAAATTGATAAAGATAATAATTTAATTAAAGTTAAAGGCGCTGTGCCAGGACATAGAAATAGTTTAATAGCTATTAAATCAGACGGCGAAATGAAAGTAGTTGAAAGCGAAAAAAATATTTAATTTTTTTATATATGTCAGAAATTAAGGTAAAATTTTACAATCAGGAAGCAAAAGAAATAGGCGAGCAGAAATTAAGTTCCGCTGTTTTTGGTGTTAAAATAAAACCAGAGTTGGTTCATCAAGCAGTTGTGGCGCAACAGGCAAATTCTAGACAAGTTTTAGCACACGCGAAAGGAAGAAGCGAAGTAAGGGGCGGGGGCAGAAAACCATGGAAGCAAAAAGGAACAGGGCGCGCGCGAGCTGGCTCTTCAAGATCTCCGATTTGGATTGGCGGAGGAGTAACATTCGGTCCCACGAATCAGAGAAATTTTTCTTTAAAAATAAATAAGAAAATAAAAAAAAGCGTTTTGTTAATGTGTCTTTCAGACAAGGTAAAAGATGATAAATTAATTTTGTTAGACAAAATTGAATTGGATGAAATTAAAACAAAAAAAATAAATAATATTTTAAAAAAGTTTGAAAGCAAATTTGCAAAAAAAATTGAAAGTAAAAAAGAAAAAGATAATCCGCCAGCTGGCGGAAAAAAGATTAAAAAAGAAAATTTTAGCGCTTTGTTAGCTTTAGGAGATAAATCTGAAAAAATAGTAAAATCAGCGAAAAATTTGCGAAAGATTGGGACAGTAAGAAATAATAGTTTAAATATAGTTGA
The Patescibacteria group bacterium genome window above contains:
- the rpsG gene encoding 30S ribosomal protein S7; translated protein: MRGKQAVKRKIKPDAKFNNLNVAKFINYLMERGKKTIAQEIIYDAFDIIEKKVQKDPLAVFERAIKNVTPVLEVKGRRVGGANYQVPIMVKGTRKFQLASRWIITAAKSRKGRPMKEKLAFELMDAAKEEGLAIKKKQDVQRMAESNRAFAHFARY
- the tuf gene encoding elongation factor Tu; this translates as MAEKFERTKPHVNIGTIGHVDHGKTTLTAAMLKVFNAKGMQASDKSVDQIDAAPEEKERGITIATAHVEYESESRHYAHVDCPGHADYVKNMITGAAQMDGAILVVAATDGPMPQTREHILLARQVGVPYIVVFLNKVDQVEEPELIDLVEQEVRDLLNKYDFPGDDTPIIRGSALKALENPNDEEAVKPILDLLKAVDEHIPEPKRDVDKPFLMPIEDIFSIEGRGTVVTGRIERGIVKVNEEIEIIGLGETRKTVVTGVEMFNKSLDEGRAGDNAGILLRGTKKDEVERGQVLTKPGTVTPHTEFEGEVYVLSKEEGGRHKPFFKGYKPQFYIRTTDVTGEVTLPEGTEMVMPGDTVKFIVKLISPIALEEQQKFAIREGGKTVGAGVVTKIIK
- the rplD gene encoding 50S ribosomal protein L4, producing MSEIKVKFYNQEAKEIGEQKLSSAVFGVKIKPELVHQAVVAQQANSRQVLAHAKGRSEVRGGGRKPWKQKGTGRARAGSSRSPIWIGGGVTFGPTNQRNFSLKINKKIKKSVLLMCLSDKVKDDKLILLDKIELDEIKTKKINNILKKFESKFAKKIESKKEKDNPPAGGKKIKKENFSALLALGDKSEKIVKSAKNLRKIGTVRNNSLNIVDILKYKYLITTVDSIKEMEKKYLSKK
- the rplC gene encoding 50S ribosomal protein L3, whose translation is MKFILGKKQEMSQIYKDDKVIPITNIKIGPCNVVQIKTAEKDGYNAVQIGYGFKKGMTKPEKGHLKKVLNFAKSASQDILKFRYLKEFRIDKTEFKQGDLLDINSFVVGDKVKATGISKGKGFQGVVKRHGFKCQPTTHGTKDQVRMPGSIGATGPAHVFKGTKMGGQMGNSNITVANLEIIEIDKDNNLIKVKGAVPGHRNSLIAIKSDGEMKVVESEKNI
- the rpsJ gene encoding 30S ribosomal protein S10, whose amino-acid sequence is MTTKKIPIKDTDKKEENSTQRIRVKIKAFDSKIIDQSTRTIIETAERSGAKAKGPIPLPTEIKKHTVLRSTFVHKDSRDQYEMRIHKRLVDIVDLTPKTVEDLTTLNLPSGVNIEIKM
- a CDS encoding MFS transporter; protein product: MNNCYLKKNLSQGFVSLYTGKMIAHIAYSVGSLFLPIFLYQIFNFEIRYVLYYYLACSLLYAFLVAFGAKFLNEVGFRDSLRASVLLGAIFYLSFYFINESNVKYLIWFPVVVIVLYRLAYWLPYHVDFAKFTDKKNRGKEFSILQSTRLLIGVVSPLLIGFIVDAVELKIMFILGAIIYLVSGIPYLTIPRTREKFSWGYFQTWKKFFSKKYRKIVFAYMADGAEQIVGVVIWPIFIWELLSGDLFKVGLISSLIVAVSIILQLTVGRYTDKINKNKILRVGSILYSLGWIIKIFIATAFQIFITSTYHNLARIFIRTPFDVLTYEKAADSGHYVDEFTVIHEIAMNVGKVLMLILVLVVSSFFGIQWTFILAALAALFFNFL
- the fusA gene encoding elongation factor G, with protein sequence MMREYSLEKTRNIGIIAHIDAGKTTVTERILYYTGKKHKIGEVHNGEAEMDWMEQEQERGITITSAATTCFWKDHNINIIDTPGHIDFTAEVQRSLRVLDGGVVIFDGVAGVEPQSETVWRQADKFKVPRIAFVNKLDRTGADFFYDLKTIYERLTKDAHPIQLPIGAEADFKGIIDLIEEKAIIYKDDMGTDFEETEIPKDMADKSEEYRKKLIEAVVENDEELMNKYLEGKEISNNELKKTLRKAVIDNKIIPVLCGSALKNKGVQFLLDAVIEYLPSPLEVPAVEGKDLFNEEKIIKIDTSDSAPFTALAFKIAIDPFVGKLCFFRVYGGTLKSGSYVLNVNTNTKERIGRIVKLHANHREEVSEVYAGEIAAAVGLKKTFTGHSLTDVDYPVILETITFPEPVISVAIEPKTKVDQEKMGIALQKLAEEDPTFRIRTDEDTAQTIISGMGELHLDIIIDRMKREFKVEANIGQPQVAYKETIKSEAKAQGKYIHQSGGRGQYGDCWLKLEPLQKDKDDKDKKEFEFVNEIKGASIPNEYIPAIEKGVKGAMSNGVVAGYPMLNIKVTVYDGSYHEVDSSEVAFKIAANRGFQEAAKNADPIILEPIMSVEVVTPENFMGDVIGDLNSKRGQIGQMEDRGHGVAQAKVITAKVPLAEMFGYATQLRSMTQGRASYSMEFLEYSEAPKNITEKIVEGKQK
- the rpsL gene encoding 30S ribosomal protein S12 gives rise to the protein MPTINQLIRKGRKRIIKKSNTPALRTTLNSLKRKLRELPKGSPFKRGVCLKVTTVTPKKPNSALRKIARVRLSNGMEVTAYIPGVGHNLQEHSIVMIRGGRVSDLPGVRYHIVRGVYDTQGVEGRKQSRSLYGAKKEKTKK